The following DNA comes from Solea solea chromosome 6, fSolSol10.1, whole genome shotgun sequence.
ATGAACTGAGTGATTTCTGGGGAACTGAGTGGCTGAGTGGTTACCTCTGCGCATGCAGTCTCAGGTCACTGTCGGACGGGTTGAATGTTTCTTTCACCTGGTACTTTGCGATGGCTTTCCACTTTCCAGAATTCTCACTTAAGATGTGGTTCCACATTTCTGGGACCTATACATaaagtgtgtaagatttagagaagagaaaaacaccaTTGGACACAAGGGGACACAGTAGCAGCACTTCCCGGACTTCAGAAGCTCAAACTGAGCATAAAAGTGGATGTGAGCTGTCAGCCAAGATTTCTTGGGCTTTCTTCCTCGTCCTCTCTATGTAAAAGTTGGTTCCGAGGCTTTTGCGGTTTTCCCAGATTGTGAGAAAAGGATGGCTCCTGCACTCGCATGCCGCAtttcagggaactatggtgaccttcacataccagaaaggatgcaaCGCTCCCCACTGTCCACACACAACTCTCCTACGCTCTCTGCTGTTTACTCTTTCTTGTTCGTTGGTTTGTGTGAGTAGAATTGTTCTATATTTGCATCAGAAGTTTCCACTTAAAATGCTCAGTTAGGGCTTCTGTAGAAATACCTGTTCCAAAATGAGTTCTTTTTTTGGTGGAGCTGGGTCCATGATGGAGAGATGAGCCAGGAAACGTTGCAGCTCCACCAGATTTGGCAGCTGGTCGACCAGCACCTCAGTCAAGAAACCACGGAGCTGTGACACATGAACAATGAGCCCATAAATAAACAGCGGCGACAACAACAACCCCACCAGAGAGAAACTACTTTGACCGGGGAGGAATCTGTAAATTGGAAAAAGTGATTACGGGAGGATGCACCGGGCCCTCTGGTTATATAATTAATGCAACAGGAAGAGGATGAGAAACATATAACTGGAGGAAACATCTTCGTCAAAACATGTGAGGAAATCAGATATGATCCTGGAGAACAGTGATCcggcacaaacacactttctccGCTTCAGTTTGCCACTGGTATCCAGTAAGAAAGAGAAATATCACTTCCCACAAACCTCTCACCTTTAAAAGCCAGTTCTTGTTGAAACTGTTGAAGTCATATTTTCTTTGGCAGTCTTCCCTCAGGAGCAGATTGTAAAGGGAAATCCAGACCTGTCCATCTTGTTTCGTCATCTTTAAATGGTCCTCCACGTTGATCTTCTGCCATTTGCTGTGTATGTACTTCTCCACCCCACCTACAGCAAAGGAACATGGCAATAATGCACATGTTTAGCACatattttcctctttattttaatcatttattagtCGATTCAGATAATGTGATAATACCTTCTCTGCAGCGGGTCCACGGGCAGCAGAGAATCAGCTGAACCAGCACACATGGTATGTTATGGGTGCACAGCATGCGATTGATAACACTGATACTATAAAAGACAAGAGTTATTCAAACAACCAAAAGCTTATCGCACATGATTCCACATTTATGTCAAGATTCATGTGGCCGTACCTGCTGGTGTGATCTGTGATGTAGCGCAGCACAGACACGGCCTTCAGGGAAATCTCAAACTCGAGTGCGGTGCTGCGGATCTGCAACTCCTGGTCACCACAAAGAAAACTTTACGTTACTTTACAAGGCAGCCGAAACAGAGACTCCTTTAAAGCACGTGACATGTACACACTCTCACCTCGATAGAGGAAACGTCTGTTTTCGCCGTCTGCTCGCGTCGCCCATGAGCTGCCGCCTTGTCCTCCCTGGCCGTTCCACTGACCAGCAAGGTGAGTTTGCGATGACAGTAATCCACCAAGTCGAGAACAGAGTCGTCAGCTGCCTCACATGAATCCTGCACAGTACGGTCGcagttgttttaaataacaGAAAATGAACCAAGAGTCGACACGGCAATAATGTTGAAAAGGATTATACGGTGAGTTAATTGTGCAACATACTGACCTTGTGAAACATGATTGTTTCCAGCAGGTTTATTATTGTGGCTTCATGGTGGATCTAAGAAGAACACGTGACATGATCGGTTATTAGCAGAGATGGGGGGACTCGAGTCATGTGACTTGACTCGAGGATGACTTAAGTCGCAAATTTGAGGAACTTGAGATTTGCTTGATTAAAAAACTCGACTTGACTTAGACTTGAGTAAAATTACTCGAAATTACTTGGTATTTTGTTTTACAGATTATTTatattctgtcaaatattgaGGAGTTAACATTGAGTCCCAGATTTTGCAGGGTTGCGTACAAATCTGGCAACCCAACAAGGAATGCAACACCAGAGGTGGATGAGAGAGAGTACAGAAGGAGCTAttgcataaataataaaagatttaatcaatatatttaatataatatcaatatttaataaaataataagataaggtaataataataagccaGTACCGCATATCGGTTACGATATGAGAGCAAACATCAAGTTTGAGGCGTGTTAGAAGTGGCTTAGAATATCAATTAtgcattttaattaaagaaatatTGACCTCAATAATATGGAATGACAAATTTctaattattttttcaattatgTTCTCATAATGTAATAACGTTAAGTCTAAGATAACTttaattttgtctgttttttattgtctttggtCTGAGTGAGATCATAAGAAATGCTATGAAAGATGTGTGTGGTAAATGTGGCTTTTTTTAGTCAGTTCAAATACAATGAAGTTATTGGACATATGTGAAATGACAAATTCCACATTTCTTCTTACCTCGGTTTACGACTGTAGTAAATAGTGTTCCAGTAATATTGTCTGCAGTTCTCAGGTTGACAGAAGGTATTAATAATATCTAATAAAggttggtttgttgttgttttggggTTATTTAATGTTCAGATATGAAGAGTGCATCCATACCAAAGTGACTTTTTACTCAAATTAACCTTCAGTCTCCCAATTCATggaatcaaaaatcaaaaataaataaaaactgtcttTATTTgagcatatttaaatgtggaatatctgggaaatcatCTTCTATATCCATGTAACTCCACTATGCGTCACTTGCTTCCATCTCTGGTTACTTTAGTGCTGCATGCGCTCATCGTGATTTTAAACCCTCATTTCACACTCACCACCATGTAAAGATGAAATGTGCTGCTAGGATTGAAGTCCTGCAGCTGACACAGGACCGGGAACACTTTGTGCTTCCACACTTCGATGAGGATCATCTCGTGGACCAGAAGCGGGATCTGGAAATGAGGAGGGACAAGAAGACATAAGTCATGTGTCTCTTCGCCGCTGATACCGTATCTTTACAGATGTCTCTATAATCTTTGTCACCTCAGGAAACGCTTTGCGTCGGGCATTTATAAATAGCAACGACATTTGATAATCACACAGTATAAAAATAGGGATGGCAGTCACCTTTCCATATGATACCAGGAGCTCCTTGATAAACTCATCATGCATGGCAGAGGCATTCAGTATCGCCTGCATGTTGAGTTTCTCGATGTGCTCGTGCTGTCTGAACCACCTGTCAACAGCAGAtttgaaatgttaaaacagTCATGCGGCAAATGAACGGCCAGAATAATCCACATATGCACGACTTGCATTCACACTGCAAAGCCTTCAGGTGCAGCACCAATTTGGACCACTGTGTTTTGACAAAAGTACACAgaggacaaactaaacatctgtTACTGTTATAGGTAACAGTCTATAGCTGTATGTTAAGCCTCGTCTGAGGAGAATTATAATGAACTGTCTgaccccttaaaaaaaaaaagaaaaataggatGGTGTTTTTGTGGCATAATTAAGTCAAAATCGTTGGACATCACGTCACGTACGACAGACAGAAATGATGggaatgattgacagctgtccATCATTCCTGTTAGTGAGGATATTAATGGCAAATAGCGCTATGGCATCAAAAAGAAATGATATGAATTGGG
Coding sequences within:
- the zmynd10 gene encoding zinc finger MYND domain-containing protein 10 isoform X2 yields the protein MDSSVILPGEAEGVVQSLQTFTLKEVGSPRWFRQHEHIEKLNMQAILNASAMHDEFIKELLVSYGKIPLLVHEMILIEVWKHKVFPVLCQLQDFNPSSTFHLYMVIHHEATIINLLETIMFHKDSCEAADDSVLDLVDYCHRKLTLLVSGTAREDKAAAHGRREQTAKTDVSSIEELQIRSTALEFEISLKAVSVLRYITDHTSSISVINRMLCTHNIPCVLVQLILCCPWTRCREGGVEKYIHSKWQKINVEDHLKMTKQDGQVWISLYNLLLREDCQRKYDFNSFNKNWLLKLRGFLTEVLVDQLPNLVELQRFLAHLSIMDPAPPKKELILEQVPEMWNHILSENSGKWKAIAKYQVKETFNPSDSDLRLHAQRLNQTYNWDVMETLLPEKPKCGSCGKEAKKRCSQCQGEWYCQRECQVKHWPKHKKQCQLLAEATERIQKDLNINS
- the zmynd10 gene encoding zinc finger MYND domain-containing protein 10 isoform X1, whose translation is MHKKDNEFLNESSDHQSPDLNITRDRRIQVYTDMDSSVILPGEAEGVVQSLQTFTLKEVGSPRWFRQHEHIEKLNMQAILNASAMHDEFIKELLVSYGKIPLLVHEMILIEVWKHKVFPVLCQLQDFNPSSTFHLYMVIHHEATIINLLETIMFHKDSCEAADDSVLDLVDYCHRKLTLLVSGTAREDKAAAHGRREQTAKTDVSSIEELQIRSTALEFEISLKAVSVLRYITDHTSSISVINRMLCTHNIPCVLVQLILCCPWTRCREGGVEKYIHSKWQKINVEDHLKMTKQDGQVWISLYNLLLREDCQRKYDFNSFNKNWLLKLRGFLTEVLVDQLPNLVELQRFLAHLSIMDPAPPKKELILEQVPEMWNHILSENSGKWKAIAKYQVKETFNPSDSDLRLHAQRLNQTYNWDVMETLLPEKPKCGSCGKEAKKRCSQCQGEWYCQRECQVKHWPKHKKQCQLLAEATERIQKDLNINS